One segment of Panicum virgatum strain AP13 chromosome 3K, P.virgatum_v5, whole genome shotgun sequence DNA contains the following:
- the LOC120698033 gene encoding uncharacterized protein LOC120698033 isoform X2, giving the protein MEISLEASWVGVQRHGQDLADRLAQGFSGLLLHAHPPQLPPWSPPALLPPKLAIPIPFDIDLPVVPFVGGARRGGAVDLPAAAVSSLVEIGGRLGQAGYELGAAVQQLARQVPVPLPFRAEGARRGKWEAARPLAAVAADDGEVALAAGAVGHTKTTLERVADMGSLEVAAAAAAAATGSATAASAGGVGAGGADDDGLDEEEDGFECEIGTLDNFKQAKGIVNISATYNTRHRDFESSVVARGDLWRLESSRGSLTSGNDTSPLYLIQLGPLLFVRDSTLLLPVHLSKQHLLWYGYDRKNGMHSLCPAIWSKHKKWMLMSMMCLNPVTCSFMDVQFPNGQLTYVAGEGITASGFLPLFGGLLQAHGNCPGETRVSFSFKSKKGTRFTPMFQWPDNSLSFGVAQAAAWTRSGLVVRPSIQVSVNCRHAVSRRHSTKPFFASSFLVGRF; this is encoded by the exons ATGGAGATCTCGCTCGAGGCCTCGTGGGTGGGCGTGCAGCGGCACGGGCAGGACCTGGCGGACCGCCTCGCGCAGGGCTTCTCggggctcctcctccacgcGCACCCGCCGCAGCTGCCCccgtggtcgccgccggcgctgctgccgcccaaGCTCGCCATCCCCATCCCCTTCGACATCGACCTCCCCGTCGTCCCCTTCGTCGGCGGGGCGCGCCGCGGGGGCGCGGTCGacctccccgccgcggccgtctCGTCGCTCGTCGAGATCGGCGGGCGGCTCGGGCAGGCGGGCTacgagctcggcgcggcggtcCAGCAGCTCGCGCGCCAGGTGCCTGTGCCCCTGCCGTTCCGCGCggagggcgcgcggcgcgggaaATGGGAAGCCGCTCGGCCGCTGGCCGCGGTCGCGGCGGACGACGGGGAGGTTGCGCTCGCCGCGGGGGCGGTTGGGCACACGAAGACCACTTTGGAAAGGGTTGCGGACATGGGGTCCCTCGAGGTGgcagcggctgctgctgcggcggccacTGGAAGTGCCACCGCAGCTAGTGCGGGCGGGGTTGGGGCTGGGGGTGCCGACGACGACGGGTTGGATGAGGAGGAAGACGGATTCGAATGCGAAATTGGGACATTGGATAACTTTAAGCAGGCCAAG GGAATTGTAAACATATCGGCAACTTACAACACCAGGCACCGTGACTTTGAGAGTTCAGTAGTTGCACGAGGAGACCTTTGGAGGTTAGAGTCATCACGTGGAAGTTTAACTTCTGGAAATGATACTTCACCTCTTTACCTTATTCAACTGGGGCCTTTACTGTTTGTTCGAGACTCTACACTTCTTTTGCCTGTTCATCTGTCAAAGCAACACCTTCTTTGGTATGGTTATGATCGCAAG AATGGAATGCACTCCTTGTGCCCAGCTATCTGGTCAAAACATAAAAAATGGATGCTGATGTCAATGATGTGCCTCAACCCTGTAACTTGT TCTTTCATGGATGTGCAATTTCCAAATGGGCAATTGACATATGTTGCTGGTGAGGGAATAACAGCAAGTGGTTTTTTGCCTTTATTTGGTGGATTGCTCCAAGCTCATGGAAACTGTCCTGGTGAAACAAGAGTGAGCTTCTCCTTCAAG AGCAAAAAAGGCACTAGGTTTACCCCAATGTTTCAATGGCCTGACAATTCCCTTTCATTTGGAGTTGCACAAGCTGCAGCATGGACGAGGTCTGGCCTTGTGGTGAGGCCCAGCATTCAAGTGAG TGTTAACTGCCGTCATGCTGTTTCTAGAAGGCATTCTACCAAACCTTTCTTTGCAAGTTCATTTTTAGTCGGACGCTTTTGA
- the LOC120698033 gene encoding uncharacterized protein LOC120698033 isoform X1, translated as MEISLEASWVGVQRHGQDLADRLAQGFSGLLLHAHPPQLPPWSPPALLPPKLAIPIPFDIDLPVVPFVGGARRGGAVDLPAAAVSSLVEIGGRLGQAGYELGAAVQQLARQVPVPLPFRAEGARRGKWEAARPLAAVAADDGEVALAAGAVGHTKTTLERVADMGSLEVAAAAAAAATGSATAASAGGVGAGGADDDGLDEEEDGFECEIGTLDNFKQAKGIVNISATYNTRHRDFESSVVARGDLWRLESSRGSLTSGNDTSPLYLIQLGPLLFVRDSTLLLPVHLSKQHLLWYGYDRKNGMHSLCPAIWSKHKKWMLMSMMCLNPVTCSFMDVQFPNGQLTYVAGEGITASGFLPLFGGLLQAHGNCPGETRVSFSFKSKKGTRFTPMFQWPDNSLSFGVAQAAAWTRSGLVVRPSIQVSVCPTFGGSDPGIRAEFVHSLKEELNVMCGFSCSRHPSAFTALSLGRSKWNGQVGSSGLVITLETPIDNMARPSLSIQLNGGFEF; from the exons ATGGAGATCTCGCTCGAGGCCTCGTGGGTGGGCGTGCAGCGGCACGGGCAGGACCTGGCGGACCGCCTCGCGCAGGGCTTCTCggggctcctcctccacgcGCACCCGCCGCAGCTGCCCccgtggtcgccgccggcgctgctgccgcccaaGCTCGCCATCCCCATCCCCTTCGACATCGACCTCCCCGTCGTCCCCTTCGTCGGCGGGGCGCGCCGCGGGGGCGCGGTCGacctccccgccgcggccgtctCGTCGCTCGTCGAGATCGGCGGGCGGCTCGGGCAGGCGGGCTacgagctcggcgcggcggtcCAGCAGCTCGCGCGCCAGGTGCCTGTGCCCCTGCCGTTCCGCGCggagggcgcgcggcgcgggaaATGGGAAGCCGCTCGGCCGCTGGCCGCGGTCGCGGCGGACGACGGGGAGGTTGCGCTCGCCGCGGGGGCGGTTGGGCACACGAAGACCACTTTGGAAAGGGTTGCGGACATGGGGTCCCTCGAGGTGgcagcggctgctgctgcggcggccacTGGAAGTGCCACCGCAGCTAGTGCGGGCGGGGTTGGGGCTGGGGGTGCCGACGACGACGGGTTGGATGAGGAGGAAGACGGATTCGAATGCGAAATTGGGACATTGGATAACTTTAAGCAGGCCAAG GGAATTGTAAACATATCGGCAACTTACAACACCAGGCACCGTGACTTTGAGAGTTCAGTAGTTGCACGAGGAGACCTTTGGAGGTTAGAGTCATCACGTGGAAGTTTAACTTCTGGAAATGATACTTCACCTCTTTACCTTATTCAACTGGGGCCTTTACTGTTTGTTCGAGACTCTACACTTCTTTTGCCTGTTCATCTGTCAAAGCAACACCTTCTTTGGTATGGTTATGATCGCAAG AATGGAATGCACTCCTTGTGCCCAGCTATCTGGTCAAAACATAAAAAATGGATGCTGATGTCAATGATGTGCCTCAACCCTGTAACTTGT TCTTTCATGGATGTGCAATTTCCAAATGGGCAATTGACATATGTTGCTGGTGAGGGAATAACAGCAAGTGGTTTTTTGCCTTTATTTGGTGGATTGCTCCAAGCTCATGGAAACTGTCCTGGTGAAACAAGAGTGAGCTTCTCCTTCAAG AGCAAAAAAGGCACTAGGTTTACCCCAATGTTTCAATGGCCTGACAATTCCCTTTCATTTGGAGTTGCACAAGCTGCAGCATGGACGAGGTCTGGCCTTGTGGTGAGGCCCAGCATTCAAGTGAG TGTTTGCCCCACGTTCGGAGGAAGTGATCCTGGAATTCGTGCGGAGTTTGTCCACTCATTGAAGGAAGAACTCAATGTAATGTGTGGTTTCTCTTGCTCAAGACATCCCTCGGCGTTCACAGCTCTTTCT CTTGGGCGATCCAAATGGAATGGTCAGGTGGGCAGCTCGGGGCTGGTAATCACCTTGGAAACACCCATTGACAACATGGCTAGGCCTTCTTTATCTATTCAATTGAACGGTGGTTTTGAGTTTTGA
- the LOC120698033 gene encoding uncharacterized protein LOC120698033 isoform X3: MEISLEASWVGVQRHGQDLADRLAQGFSGLLLHAHPPQLPPWSPPALLPPKLAIPIPFDIDLPVVPFVGGARRGGAVDLPAAAVSSLVEIGGRLGQAGYELGAAVQQLARQVPVPLPFRAEGARRGKWEAARPLAAVAADDGEVALAAGAVGHTKTTLERVADMGSLEVAAAAAAAATGSATAASAGGVGAGGADDDGLDEEEDGFECEIGTLDNFKQAKGIVNISATYNTRHRDFESSVVARGDLWRLESSRGSLTSGNDTSPLYLIQLGPLLFVRDSTLLLPVHLSKQHLLWYGYDRKNGMHSLCPAIWSKHKKWMLMSMMCLNPVTCSFMDVQFPNGQLTYVAGEGITASGFLPLFGGLLQAHGNCPGETRVSFSFKSKKGTRFTPMFQWPDNSLSFGVAQAAAWTRSGLVVRPSIQVRSRVCWRKKS, from the exons ATGGAGATCTCGCTCGAGGCCTCGTGGGTGGGCGTGCAGCGGCACGGGCAGGACCTGGCGGACCGCCTCGCGCAGGGCTTCTCggggctcctcctccacgcGCACCCGCCGCAGCTGCCCccgtggtcgccgccggcgctgctgccgcccaaGCTCGCCATCCCCATCCCCTTCGACATCGACCTCCCCGTCGTCCCCTTCGTCGGCGGGGCGCGCCGCGGGGGCGCGGTCGacctccccgccgcggccgtctCGTCGCTCGTCGAGATCGGCGGGCGGCTCGGGCAGGCGGGCTacgagctcggcgcggcggtcCAGCAGCTCGCGCGCCAGGTGCCTGTGCCCCTGCCGTTCCGCGCggagggcgcgcggcgcgggaaATGGGAAGCCGCTCGGCCGCTGGCCGCGGTCGCGGCGGACGACGGGGAGGTTGCGCTCGCCGCGGGGGCGGTTGGGCACACGAAGACCACTTTGGAAAGGGTTGCGGACATGGGGTCCCTCGAGGTGgcagcggctgctgctgcggcggccacTGGAAGTGCCACCGCAGCTAGTGCGGGCGGGGTTGGGGCTGGGGGTGCCGACGACGACGGGTTGGATGAGGAGGAAGACGGATTCGAATGCGAAATTGGGACATTGGATAACTTTAAGCAGGCCAAG GGAATTGTAAACATATCGGCAACTTACAACACCAGGCACCGTGACTTTGAGAGTTCAGTAGTTGCACGAGGAGACCTTTGGAGGTTAGAGTCATCACGTGGAAGTTTAACTTCTGGAAATGATACTTCACCTCTTTACCTTATTCAACTGGGGCCTTTACTGTTTGTTCGAGACTCTACACTTCTTTTGCCTGTTCATCTGTCAAAGCAACACCTTCTTTGGTATGGTTATGATCGCAAG AATGGAATGCACTCCTTGTGCCCAGCTATCTGGTCAAAACATAAAAAATGGATGCTGATGTCAATGATGTGCCTCAACCCTGTAACTTGT TCTTTCATGGATGTGCAATTTCCAAATGGGCAATTGACATATGTTGCTGGTGAGGGAATAACAGCAAGTGGTTTTTTGCCTTTATTTGGTGGATTGCTCCAAGCTCATGGAAACTGTCCTGGTGAAACAAGAGTGAGCTTCTCCTTCAAG AGCAAAAAAGGCACTAGGTTTACCCCAATGTTTCAATGGCCTGACAATTCCCTTTCATTTGGAGTTGCACAAGCTGCAGCATGGACGAGGTCTGGCCTTGTGGTGAGGCCCAGCATTCAAGTGAG ATCTCGTGTGTGCTGGAGGAAAAAAAGCTGA
- the LOC120700670 gene encoding uncharacterized protein LOC120700670: MTGNPRWFSSLTPVSTKEYITFEDNNKGKVVSKSVTKDEVFGLVRDLILRLKNERQYDPIRAIRSDNGTEFKNARFEASIVIMEGTFIHQGKYTKDVLKKFDMGEAKPLSTPMSTVTALDENEEGEPVDQKEYQSMIESLLYMTVTRPNIHFAVCLCARF, translated from the exons ATGACCGGAAATCCTAGATGGTTCTCTAGCCTCACCCCCGTGAGTACCAAGGAGTACATCACTTTTGAGGATAACAACAAAGGTAAGGTGGTCTCTAAAAGTGTGACCAAG GATGAAGTTTTTGGTTTGGTTCGAGATCTGATTTTGAGGCTGAAGAACGAGCGACAATATGACCCCATTAGAGCTATTCGTAGCGACAATGGGACAGAGTTCAAGAATGCTCGTTTTGAGGCTTCTATCGTGATCATG GAGGGAACATTCATCCACCAAGGTAAGTACACCAAGGATGTGCTGAAGAAGTTCGACATGGGCGAGGCAAAGCCTCTTTCAACTCCCATGTCAACCGTGACAGCTTTGGACGAGAACGAGGAAGGAGAACCAGTGGATCAGAAGGAGTACCAGAGCATGATTGAGTCGTTGTTGTACATGACGGTGACGAGGCCAAACATACACTTCGCAGTGTGTCTGTGCGCTCGTTTTTAG
- the LOC120701280 gene encoding ALA-interacting subunit 1-like: MSVSGSETDSVASRRSKKPKYSKFTQQELPACKPLLTPGIVIGAFSLIGIVFVPIGLASLSASQDIVELIDRYDAECVSANDKVGFIQDTKTDKACTRKITVPKPMKGPIHIYYQLENFYQNHRRYVKSRNDKQLRMKEAASMITNCEPEATSQDGAPIVPCGLIAWSLFNDTYSFSLNKKAVEVNKKNIAWDSDKNTKFGSDVFPSNFQKGGLIGGAKLNEKLPLSQQEDLIVWMRTAALPTFRKLYGRIETDIMASDEITVVIQNNYNTYSFGGTKALVLSTTSWIGGRNNFIGVAYVAIGGICLLLAMGFVVLYVLKPRTLGDPSYLSWNKENPDNPN, from the exons ATGAGTGTGTCAGGATCGGAGACCGATTCCGTGGCCTCACGGCGGTCCAAGAAGCCCAAGT ATTCCAAGTTTACACAGCAGGAGCTGCCGGCATGCAAGCCACTCTTGACTCCCGGAATT GTCATCGGCGCTTTCTCGCTCATTGGCATCGTCTTCGTCCCGATCGGTCTCGCTTCTCTGTCTGCATCACAGGAC ATTGTTGAGTTGATAGATCGATATGATGCCGAGTGCGTATCTGCAAACGACAAGGTCGGGTTCATTCAGGATACCAAGACCGACAAAGCCTGCACAAGGAAGATCACT GTGCCAAAACCAATGAAAGGGCCGATACACATATACTACCAGCTTGAAAACTTCTACCAGAATCATCGCCG GTATGTCAAGAGCCGAAACGACAAACAATTGCGGATGAAGGAAGCAGCGAGTATGATAACAAACTGTGAGCCTGAAGCCACCAGCCAAGACGGCGCTCCGATTGTGCCCTGCGGCCTCATCGCTTGGAGCTTGTTCAACGACACCTACTCATTTTCTCTCAACAAGAAGGCCGTTGAGGTGAACAAGAAGAACATAGCCTGGGACAGCGACAAGAACACAAAGTTTGGCAGCGACGTTTTCCCCAGCAATTTCCAGAAAGGCGGCCTAATCGGTGGTGCCAAGCTCAATGAGAAATTGCCG TTGAGTCAGCAGGAGGACCTCATCGTCTGGATGAGAACCGCCGCCCTCCCAACATTCAGGAAGCTCTACGGGCGAATCGAGACGGACATCATGGCGAGCGACGAGATCACGGTGGTGATCCAGAACAACTACAACACGTACAGCTTCGGGGGCACCAAGGCGCTGGTGCTGTCCACCACGTCCTGGATCGGCGGCAGGAACAACTTCATCGGCGTCGCGTACGTGGCCATCGGCGGCATCTGCCTCCTGCTCGCCATGGGCTTCGTCGTGCTCTACGTTCTCAAGCCGAG GACCCTTGGAGACCCCTCGTACTTGTCGTGGAACAAAGAAAACCCAGACAACCCAAACTGA